One window from the genome of Jiangella alba encodes:
- a CDS encoding universal stress protein, whose amino-acid sequence MRVVVWVVEGTWPACVDAARVYAPPDAEPVLLHVTPADLSGAAHGAFAGLLGRGRADLDPGSRLEDLAARSAQRLLAAAAQRLGRPCTRVARTGRVEQEVVMAAGGAGLLVLARDGDLAHLGPHSLGPASRFVVDHAPCPVLLVWPEAAPGAGTLPPPPPPPPHPPGRPSRGRGRR is encoded by the coding sequence ATGCGCGTCGTGGTCTGGGTGGTCGAGGGCACCTGGCCGGCCTGCGTCGACGCCGCCCGTGTCTACGCGCCGCCGGACGCGGAGCCGGTGCTGCTGCACGTCACGCCGGCCGACCTGTCCGGCGCCGCGCACGGCGCGTTCGCGGGCCTGCTCGGACGCGGCCGGGCCGACCTCGACCCGGGCAGCCGGCTGGAGGACCTCGCGGCCCGCTCCGCGCAGCGGCTGCTGGCTGCCGCGGCACAGCGGCTGGGCCGGCCGTGCACCCGGGTGGCGCGCACCGGCCGGGTGGAGCAGGAGGTGGTGATGGCCGCCGGCGGCGCCGGCCTGCTGGTCCTGGCCCGCGACGGCGACCTGGCCCACCTCGGCCCGCACAGCCTCGGACCCGCCAGCCGGTTCGTCGTCGACCACGCCCCGTGCCCCGTCCTGCTGGTCTGGCCGGAAGCCGCGCCCGGCGCCGGCACGCTGCCACCCCCGCCACCACCCCCGCCGCACCCGCCCGGTCGCCCTAGTCGCGGTCGCGGAAGGCGCTGA
- a CDS encoding MFS transporter yields the protein MSRYRRFAAATSLTTAGDGVFAAAVPLLAATLTRDPRLVSVVAAATYLPWLLFSLPAGALVDRHDRAALLTRGVAAQAALAAAASVLVASGRLGVAGLAALAFGLGACQVVTGTAAQALLPSLVTPERLPSANGYQQTIAVIGQQFAGPPLGSLLFAVAAGLPFGADAVVLTVAAALLATLRAPRDTAAPRAASSLRAEIAAGLRWLAAHRLLRTLTLLAAVNTFCFQLGNATLVLLATSELGVSTRGFGLLLATAAAGSLAGGVAGPWLLRGLGDRTVLLAALAVNAVAVAAIGLAPGAVVLGSLLAATGLGVTLWNLVGIGLRQRLVPPDLLGRVMGVHRLVGWGLIPAGALLSGVVAHAFGLRAPYPLAGAIRLIALLVALPALLSAFRDRD from the coding sequence GTGTCCCGCTACCGCCGCTTCGCCGCCGCCACCAGCCTCACCACCGCCGGCGACGGCGTGTTCGCGGCGGCCGTGCCGCTGCTGGCGGCGACGCTGACCCGCGACCCGCGGCTGGTCTCCGTCGTCGCCGCGGCCACCTACCTGCCGTGGCTGCTGTTCTCGCTGCCCGCCGGCGCGCTGGTCGACCGGCACGACCGGGCCGCCCTGCTGACGCGCGGGGTCGCGGCGCAGGCAGCGCTCGCGGCGGCGGCCTCCGTGCTGGTGGCGTCCGGCCGGCTGGGCGTGGCCGGACTGGCGGCGCTGGCGTTCGGGCTGGGCGCCTGTCAGGTGGTGACGGGGACGGCGGCGCAGGCGCTGCTGCCATCGCTGGTCACGCCGGAGCGGCTGCCGTCGGCCAACGGCTACCAGCAGACCATCGCCGTCATCGGGCAGCAGTTCGCCGGGCCGCCGCTGGGCAGCCTGCTGTTCGCCGTCGCCGCCGGGCTGCCGTTCGGGGCCGACGCGGTGGTCCTGACGGTGGCGGCGGCGCTGCTGGCGACCCTGCGGGCGCCACGGGACACGGCCGCGCCGCGCGCTGCGTCGTCGCTGCGGGCGGAGATCGCGGCCGGGCTGCGCTGGCTGGCGGCGCACCGGCTGTTGCGGACGCTGACGCTGCTGGCCGCCGTCAACACGTTCTGCTTCCAGCTCGGCAACGCCACGCTGGTGCTGCTGGCGACGTCGGAGCTGGGGGTGTCGACGCGCGGATTCGGCCTGCTGCTGGCGACGGCGGCGGCCGGGTCGCTGGCCGGCGGGGTGGCCGGGCCGTGGCTGCTGCGCGGGCTCGGCGACCGGACGGTCCTGCTCGCCGCCCTCGCCGTCAACGCCGTCGCCGTGGCCGCCATCGGGCTCGCGCCGGGCGCCGTCGTGCTCGGGTCGCTGCTGGCGGCCACCGGCCTGGGCGTGACGCTCTGGAACCTGGTCGGCATCGGCCTGCGGCAGCGGCTGGTGCCGCCGGACCTGCTCGGCCGTGTCATGGGCGTCCACCGCCTCGTCGGCTGGGGCCTGATCCCCGCCGGCGCCCTGCTCAGCGGCGTCGTCGCGCACGCGTTCGGGCTGCGCGCGCCGTACCCGCTGGCCGGCGCGATCCGGCTGATCGCGCTGCTGGTCGCGCTGCCGGCGCTGCTCAGCGCCTTCCGCGACCGCGACTAG
- a CDS encoding ArsR/SmtB family transcription factor, translating into MALTVELGVDELAATRFAVSALSETVAALQQLAGHDRQAVHERWLRWARAELADAPLSLPLTWPLLFNDTPGWPEFLVPAPAGPGGDIDDDLAVLCRTPPESVRANLRRRFGATPPAAVADLAAHPEQGLAELAAELCAAHDRLIAPHWPRLRAVLEADVAYRARRLARGGAAALFAGLHPDLSWRDGRLRLGGDRWREDSAVDRGPGGLVLMPVALGSAYVLIKRRTSTQTTVRYPARGVGALWSVRLGARPSGATVRLLGRARADLLDALRLPASTTDLARGLGVTPSAVGQHLRVLRENGLVAGERHGRSVLYRTTALGAALAGSPYADEEAVGKEVRS; encoded by the coding sequence ATGGCACTGACTGTCGAGCTGGGCGTCGACGAGCTCGCCGCCACCCGGTTCGCGGTGTCGGCGCTGTCCGAGACGGTGGCCGCGCTGCAGCAACTGGCCGGGCACGACCGCCAGGCCGTGCACGAGCGTTGGCTGCGCTGGGCCCGCGCCGAGCTCGCGGACGCGCCGCTGTCGCTGCCGCTGACCTGGCCGCTGCTGTTCAACGACACCCCCGGCTGGCCGGAGTTCCTGGTCCCGGCGCCGGCCGGGCCGGGCGGCGACATCGACGACGACCTCGCGGTGCTGTGCCGCACACCGCCGGAGAGCGTGCGGGCGAACCTGCGGCGGCGCTTCGGAGCGACGCCGCCGGCCGCCGTCGCGGACCTCGCCGCGCATCCGGAGCAGGGACTGGCCGAGCTGGCCGCCGAGCTGTGCGCCGCCCACGACCGCCTGATCGCGCCGCACTGGCCGCGCCTGCGCGCCGTCCTCGAGGCCGACGTCGCGTACCGGGCCCGGCGGCTGGCCCGCGGGGGAGCGGCCGCACTCTTCGCCGGCCTGCACCCGGACCTGAGCTGGCGCGACGGCCGGCTGCGCCTCGGCGGCGACCGCTGGCGCGAGGACTCCGCCGTCGACCGCGGTCCGGGCGGCCTGGTGCTCATGCCGGTGGCGCTGGGGTCGGCGTACGTGCTGATCAAGCGGCGCACGTCGACCCAGACCACGGTGCGCTACCCGGCCCGCGGTGTCGGCGCGCTGTGGAGCGTGCGGCTCGGCGCGCGGCCGTCCGGCGCCACTGTCCGGCTGCTCGGCCGGGCCCGCGCCGACCTCCTCGACGCGCTGCGCTTGCCCGCGTCGACCACCGACCTCGCCCGCGGCCTCGGCGTCACGCCCAGCGCCGTCGGCCAGCACCTGCGGGTGCTGCGCGAGAACGGGCTGGTGGCGGGCGAGCGGCACGGCCGGTCCGTCCTCTACCGCACGACGGCGCTCGGCGCGGCGCTGGCGGGCTCCCCGTATGCTGATGAGGAGGCGGTCGGTAAGGAGGTGCGCTCATGA
- a CDS encoding Uma2 family endonuclease, translating into MKTLELPDVVEWTPEVLERLSPEFRYEVREGNLVVMAAAMRPWHADVQSRVRNLLVDRGGPTYIEQGVILPDGEIRTCDVGVFARPPSGKSAYHPAADFALLVEVVSDGSRREDREVKPRLYAAAGVPEYWRIEEDTDGEAVVYQYRLARLTDGPATYVETRVTTLTTLES; encoded by the coding sequence ATGAAGACGCTGGAGCTGCCCGACGTCGTCGAGTGGACCCCCGAGGTGCTGGAGCGGTTGTCGCCGGAGTTCCGGTACGAGGTACGGGAAGGAAATCTTGTCGTGATGGCCGCGGCCATGCGTCCCTGGCATGCGGACGTCCAGTCCCGGGTACGGAACCTCCTGGTGGACCGGGGCGGCCCCACCTACATCGAGCAGGGCGTGATCCTGCCCGACGGCGAGATCCGCACCTGCGATGTCGGCGTCTTCGCCCGTCCTCCCTCCGGGAAGAGCGCTTACCATCCCGCCGCTGACTTCGCCCTTCTGGTCGAGGTGGTCTCCGACGGATCGCGCCGGGAAGACCGAGAGGTCAAGCCGCGCCTCTATGCCGCCGCAGGGGTGCCGGAATATTGGCGCATCGAGGAAGACACCGACGGCGAGGCGGTCGTCTACCAGTATCGGCTGGCTCGTCTGACCGACGGCCCGGCCACGTACGTCGAGACCCGCGTGACGACGCTCACCACACTCGAGAGCTGA
- a CDS encoding hydantoinase/oxoprolinase family protein encodes MPLIRIGIDTGGTFTDVVAVDEETGRQASTKTPSTPADPAEGFMAGVHKILALLDARGEDVAAVVHGTTVATNRLLEGKVGDLGFVTTEGYAHVLEIARQSVPDGYGNSYFWVKPPRIVPADLVRAVGGRLAFDGGELRPFSEPDAVAAARFFRDRGITAIGVCFLHSYANPEHELRMRDVLAREHPDAVVSISAEVLREYREYERSVTTLVDAAVKPSIARYVGTIAARLAEVAADVPFYVMKSNGGVLSADEVARQPISTVLSGPAAGALGAAVVAGAAGFGSVLTLDGGGTSTDVAVVVDGHPALTTEGSVGAYPSKIPMIDVVTVGAGGGSVAWLSPEGTLKVGPRSAGADPGPLCYGAGGTEPTVTDAHLLLGRIPPHLLGGEIPLDVAAARDGIAALAASLGLSPERCAEGILEISAWNQANALRQITVTRGLDVRDFHLVSFGGSGSLLACRLVDVLGLAGVLVPPDPGNLSAYGLLTVDVRNDYVRTAVARHAVLDPDAVGATFAELAAEADAALKREGFAAGQRRFLRTADLRYFGQAYEVRVDVPDGPVTAALADTVAAAFHAAHRRLYGYDFAGDARQEVEWVNLRVTGVGPIARPALRSAGPGRGAAPRTTRRVDFGAGWTDTPIHDRAALGAGDTVTGPAVVEEFGSTVPVHPGFRAVVDAHANLLITREDAP; translated from the coding sequence ATGCCCCTGATCCGTATCGGCATCGACACCGGCGGCACGTTCACCGACGTCGTCGCCGTCGACGAGGAGACCGGCCGGCAGGCGAGCACGAAGACGCCGTCGACGCCGGCCGACCCGGCCGAGGGGTTCATGGCCGGTGTGCACAAGATCCTGGCGCTGCTCGACGCGCGCGGCGAGGATGTCGCCGCCGTCGTGCACGGCACCACGGTCGCGACGAACCGGCTGCTGGAGGGGAAGGTCGGCGACCTCGGCTTCGTCACGACCGAGGGGTACGCGCACGTGCTGGAGATCGCCCGGCAGTCGGTGCCGGACGGCTACGGCAACAGCTACTTCTGGGTGAAGCCGCCGCGCATCGTCCCGGCCGACCTCGTCCGCGCCGTCGGCGGGCGGCTGGCCTTCGACGGCGGCGAACTCCGGCCGTTCAGCGAGCCCGACGCCGTCGCCGCCGCCCGGTTCTTCCGCGACCGCGGCATCACCGCCATCGGCGTCTGCTTCCTGCACTCCTACGCCAACCCGGAGCACGAGCTGCGCATGCGCGACGTGCTCGCGCGGGAGCACCCGGACGCCGTCGTGTCCATCTCGGCGGAGGTGCTGCGGGAGTACCGCGAGTACGAGCGCAGCGTGACGACGCTGGTCGACGCCGCGGTGAAGCCGAGCATCGCCCGTTACGTCGGCACCATCGCGGCCCGCCTCGCCGAGGTCGCCGCGGACGTCCCGTTCTACGTGATGAAGTCCAACGGCGGCGTGCTGTCGGCCGACGAGGTGGCCCGGCAGCCGATCTCGACGGTGCTGTCCGGCCCGGCGGCAGGCGCGCTCGGCGCCGCGGTGGTCGCCGGGGCGGCCGGCTTCGGCAGCGTCCTCACCCTCGACGGCGGCGGCACCTCCACCGACGTCGCGGTCGTCGTCGACGGGCACCCGGCGCTGACGACGGAGGGCAGTGTCGGCGCCTACCCGAGCAAGATCCCGATGATCGACGTCGTCACCGTCGGCGCCGGCGGCGGGTCGGTGGCCTGGCTCAGTCCGGAGGGGACGCTCAAGGTCGGGCCGCGCTCGGCCGGCGCCGACCCCGGCCCGCTCTGCTACGGCGCGGGCGGCACCGAGCCGACCGTCACCGACGCGCACCTGCTGCTCGGCCGCATCCCGCCGCACCTGCTCGGCGGCGAGATCCCGCTGGACGTCGCGGCCGCGCGGGACGGCATCGCGGCGCTGGCCGCGTCGCTCGGGCTGAGCCCCGAACGCTGCGCCGAGGGGATCCTGGAGATCTCCGCGTGGAACCAGGCCAACGCGCTACGCCAGATCACCGTCACCCGCGGGCTGGACGTCCGCGACTTCCACCTGGTCAGCTTCGGCGGGTCCGGGTCGCTGCTGGCCTGCCGGCTGGTGGACGTGCTCGGCCTGGCCGGCGTGCTGGTGCCGCCCGACCCCGGCAACCTGTCCGCGTACGGGCTGCTCACCGTCGACGTGCGCAACGACTACGTGCGCACGGCGGTCGCCCGGCACGCCGTGCTCGACCCGGACGCCGTCGGCGCGACCTTCGCGGAGCTCGCCGCGGAAGCGGACGCCGCGTTGAAACGGGAGGGCTTCGCCGCGGGACAGCGGCGGTTCCTGCGCACGGCCGACCTGCGCTACTTCGGCCAGGCCTACGAGGTGCGCGTCGACGTGCCGGACGGGCCGGTGACGGCGGCGCTCGCCGACACCGTCGCCGCCGCGTTCCACGCCGCGCACCGGCGGCTCTACGGCTACGACTTCGCCGGCGACGCCCGCCAGGAGGTCGAGTGGGTGAACCTGCGGGTGACGGGGGTGGGGCCGATCGCGCGGCCCGCGCTGCGCTCCGCCGGGCCCGGCCGCGGCGCGGCGCCGCGCACCACCCGCCGCGTCGACTTCGGCGCCGGCTGGACCGACACCCCGATCCACGACCGCGCCGCGCTGGGCGCCGGCGACACCGTCACCGGGCCGGCCGTCGTCGAGGAGTTCGGCTCCACCGTCCCGGTCCACCCGGGCTTCCGCGCCGTCGTCGACGCGCACGCGAACCTGCTGATCACCCGGGAGGACGCCCCGTGA
- a CDS encoding hydantoinase B/oxoprolinase family protein has translation MSADPILVEIVEGYLTSVEKEVETAIGRTSRSPMIRDAHDYRAGIHDRRLRKLTGRSYSALVHPVVRDYPIETMRPGDVFFHNDVYLSEGGIGHLPDLCVTAPVFHDGEVVAFVQAFGHHDDIGGTVPGSMPSHATSVFEEGLMVPPIRLWDQGVPNEAALKIMTRNSRMPESLAADLDAECAACLMGARRLAELFQRYGRADVEACFDAILDKTTETFRREILAKIPAGTYVWEDYAEHDGVDEPRLHTQRITLTKLDDRLVIDFAGTGPQAKGPINHAADYADGAFLKKWLAPILRNLADSPERMAELEVNEGVVPLIELRFPPPGTLLTPVFPAPTNARTFVILRLLGVLAGVLAKAVDGRMPADQETIRYTGVYGDDLDGRPYLMREVLGGGSGGRYYADGEDTIHVVPDSRNLPTEFSESRFPFVVETLGLALDSGGPGRYRGGLGYEKQLRMLRDAHFMSIADRSILSCWGVAGGRAGRPFSVTIDPGGPGEREVDALADAEPVRAGEVIRIRTTGGGGWGDPLERPVDEVLRDVRWRKVSADGARADYGVVLLPGSADDPVADEAATSSLRASLRASRTGDEPFFDRGPGYARLAGGATSAAVDHL, from the coding sequence GTGAGTGCCGACCCGATCCTGGTCGAGATCGTCGAGGGCTACCTGACGTCGGTCGAGAAGGAGGTCGAGACCGCCATCGGGCGCACGTCGCGCTCGCCGATGATCCGCGACGCGCACGACTACCGCGCCGGCATCCACGACCGGCGGCTGCGCAAGCTGACCGGCCGCTCGTACTCGGCGCTGGTGCACCCGGTGGTCCGCGACTACCCGATCGAGACGATGCGGCCGGGCGACGTGTTCTTCCACAACGACGTGTACCTCTCCGAGGGCGGCATCGGGCACCTGCCCGACCTGTGCGTCACGGCCCCCGTCTTCCACGACGGTGAGGTCGTCGCGTTCGTCCAGGCGTTCGGGCACCACGACGACATCGGCGGCACCGTCCCCGGCTCGATGCCGTCGCATGCCACCAGCGTGTTCGAGGAGGGCCTGATGGTCCCGCCGATCAGGCTGTGGGACCAGGGCGTGCCGAACGAGGCGGCGCTGAAGATCATGACCCGCAACTCGCGGATGCCCGAGTCGCTGGCCGCCGACCTCGACGCCGAGTGCGCCGCCTGCCTCATGGGGGCGCGGCGGCTGGCCGAGCTGTTCCAGCGCTACGGCCGGGCCGACGTGGAAGCGTGCTTCGACGCGATCCTGGACAAGACGACCGAGACGTTCCGCCGCGAGATCCTGGCGAAGATCCCGGCCGGGACCTACGTCTGGGAGGACTACGCCGAGCACGACGGCGTCGACGAGCCTCGCCTGCACACGCAGCGGATCACCCTCACCAAGCTGGACGACCGGCTGGTCATCGACTTCGCCGGCACCGGCCCGCAGGCGAAGGGCCCGATCAACCACGCGGCCGACTACGCCGACGGCGCGTTCCTGAAGAAGTGGCTGGCGCCGATCTTGCGCAACCTCGCCGACTCGCCGGAGCGGATGGCCGAACTGGAGGTCAACGAGGGCGTCGTCCCGCTGATCGAACTGCGCTTCCCGCCGCCCGGCACGCTGCTGACCCCGGTGTTCCCGGCGCCGACGAACGCGCGGACGTTCGTCATCCTGCGGCTGCTCGGGGTGCTGGCCGGCGTGCTGGCGAAGGCGGTCGACGGGCGGATGCCGGCCGACCAGGAGACCATCCGGTACACCGGCGTCTACGGCGACGACCTCGACGGGCGGCCGTACCTCATGCGCGAGGTGCTGGGCGGCGGGTCGGGCGGGCGGTACTACGCCGACGGCGAGGACACCATCCACGTCGTGCCCGACTCGCGGAACCTGCCGACCGAGTTCAGCGAGTCGCGGTTCCCGTTCGTCGTGGAGACGCTGGGCCTGGCGCTGGACTCCGGCGGACCGGGCCGGTACCGCGGCGGGCTCGGCTACGAGAAGCAGCTGCGGATGCTGCGCGACGCGCACTTCATGTCCATCGCGGACCGGTCCATCCTGTCCTGCTGGGGGGTTGCGGGTGGGCGGGCCGGGCGGCCGTTCTCGGTGACGATCGACCCGGGCGGGCCGGGGGAGCGCGAGGTGGACGCGCTGGCCGACGCCGAGCCGGTGCGGGCCGGCGAGGTGATCCGCATCCGCACGACCGGCGGCGGAGGCTGGGGCGACCCGCTGGAGCGTCCGGTCGACGAGGTGCTGCGCGACGTGCGCTGGCGGAAGGTGTCGGCCGACGGCGCGCGGGCCGACTACGGGGTCGTCCTGCTGCCCGGGTCCGCGGACGACCCGGTGGCCGACGAGGCGGCGACGTCGTCGTTGCGGGCGTCGCTGCGGGCGTCGCGGACCGGTGACGAGCCGTTCTTCGACCGCGGTCCCGGCTACGCCCGGCTGGCCGGCGGGGCCACGTCCGCGGCCGTCGATCACCTCTGA
- a CDS encoding MHYT domain-containing protein codes for MAAVIGLMCTVRARDATGHAKRNWLITGAGSLAAGIWTLHFIAMLGFRVSGSPIRYNVSLTLISLIVAFLVVGGGVLMVGYGKDRNRALIFGGLGTGIGVAAMHYTGMASVRIDGAIAYGPALVVASLAIAVAAATAALWLAFTVRSLWGALAAALVMGIAVSSMHYTGMASVSAKLAADPGTVAGATAGEFVVPLTIGLGALLLAGFTVIAVSPVELGEPDDDDDDEPPAEENLFAPPRRPAAPEPGRPPAPVRRADQTRPLPQRRRPDGEPAKGDPPVVQSWLTRPDSRS; via the coding sequence ATGGCGGCCGTGATCGGGCTGATGTGCACCGTTCGCGCCCGCGACGCGACCGGTCACGCGAAGCGGAACTGGCTGATCACCGGGGCTGGATCGCTGGCCGCCGGGATCTGGACGCTGCACTTCATCGCAATGCTGGGATTCCGCGTTTCCGGCAGTCCGATCCGCTACAACGTATCGCTCACCTTGATCAGTTTGATCGTCGCGTTCCTCGTCGTCGGCGGGGGCGTGCTGATGGTGGGTTACGGGAAAGATCGAAATCGCGCTCTGATCTTCGGCGGACTCGGCACCGGAATCGGCGTCGCGGCGATGCATTACACCGGTATGGCGTCGGTGCGCATCGACGGAGCCATCGCGTACGGGCCGGCGCTGGTGGTGGCGTCGCTGGCGATCGCCGTCGCGGCCGCGACCGCCGCCCTGTGGCTGGCGTTCACCGTCCGCTCGCTCTGGGGCGCCCTGGCCGCAGCGCTGGTCATGGGCATCGCGGTGAGCAGCATGCACTACACCGGCATGGCTTCGGTGTCGGCCAAGCTTGCCGCCGACCCGGGCACGGTCGCCGGCGCGACGGCGGGGGAGTTCGTGGTGCCGCTGACGATCGGCCTGGGCGCGCTGCTGCTGGCCGGGTTCACGGTCATCGCGGTGTCGCCGGTCGAGCTGGGCGAGCCCGACGACGACGATGACGACGAGCCGCCGGCCGAGGAGAACCTGTTCGCACCGCCCCGCCGGCCGGCGGCGCCGGAGCCGGGCCGCCCGCCGGCGCCGGTCCGGCGCGCGGACCAGACCCGGCCGCTGCCGCAGCGCCGGCGCCCGGACGGCGAGCCCGCGAAGGGCGACCCGCCGGTCGTTCAGAGCTGGCTGACCCGGCCGGACTCGAGGTCGTAG
- a CDS encoding carbonic anhydrase, with product MFDDGRLSRRGALGLFGLAGLTLTGLAGCGSGSGAPAAAPSPLPEPSPTSADEAWAALAAGNERFATGAPRHPHEDEPYRESLVAGQHPIACVLSCADSRVAPELVFDQGLGDLFTVRSAGEVLDDAVVGSVEYAVEHVAVPLVVVLGHAGCGAVQATVDVVRGGPAPDGSIAALVQAIEPVVRGVTTSADDAAYLADCVEAQARSAAAALSDTSPVVRAAVAAGRTAVVTGVYDLESGRVSQL from the coding sequence GTGTTCGACGACGGCCGGCTGTCCCGGCGCGGTGCCCTCGGCCTGTTCGGTCTCGCCGGTCTGACGCTCACGGGTCTCGCCGGCTGCGGGTCCGGGTCCGGCGCACCCGCCGCCGCGCCGTCGCCGCTCCCGGAACCGTCCCCCACCAGCGCGGACGAGGCCTGGGCGGCGCTCGCGGCGGGCAACGAGCGGTTCGCGACGGGCGCGCCGAGGCACCCGCACGAGGACGAGCCGTACCGCGAGTCGCTGGTCGCCGGGCAGCACCCGATCGCCTGCGTGCTCAGCTGCGCCGACTCGCGGGTCGCGCCGGAGCTGGTGTTCGACCAGGGCCTGGGCGACCTGTTCACCGTCCGCTCGGCCGGCGAGGTCCTCGACGACGCCGTCGTCGGCAGCGTCGAGTACGCCGTCGAGCACGTCGCCGTGCCGCTGGTCGTGGTGCTCGGGCACGCCGGGTGCGGCGCCGTGCAGGCCACCGTCGACGTCGTGCGCGGCGGCCCGGCGCCGGACGGCTCGATCGCGGCGCTGGTGCAGGCGATCGAGCCGGTCGTGCGCGGCGTCACCACCTCCGCCGACGACGCCGCCTACCTCGCCGACTGTGTCGAGGCGCAGGCCCGCAGCGCGGCGGCGGCGCTGTCGGACACGTCGCCGGTCGTCCGCGCGGCGGTCGCGGCCGGCCGCACCGCCGTCGTCACCGGCGTCTACGACCTCGAGTCCGGCCGGGTCAGCCAGCTCTGA
- a CDS encoding CaiB/BaiF CoA transferase family protein: MSDTQEFADAGPLAGYVVVDLTRALAGPHAGMMLGDLGARVIKVEAPGHGDESRTWGPPFLGPDDQPVSSYFLSANRNKESVTADLKSPEGKDLLVRLVERADVLLENFRTGVLDRLGFSVERLHELNPRLVVLSISGFGPDGPEAGRAGYDQIAQGEAGIMSITGEPGRPTKVGVPIGDLLAGMYGVSGLLAALLERERTGRGRVVRTSLLSALVGVHAFQGTRWTVAGEVPQAIGNHHPSIAPYGLFNASDGALQVAVGNDASWRAFAAVVGLDPAEPRFATNPLRVRHRDDLVAEIEKAFAAHPRDHWLARLAEAGVASGKVRTIDEVYDWEQTRSQGLLIDVEHPLLGTVQLPGPALRFDDAPPRRHAAPPLLGQHDESVRAWLDED; the protein is encoded by the coding sequence ATGTCCGACACGCAGGAGTTCGCCGATGCCGGACCGCTGGCCGGCTACGTCGTCGTCGACCTCACCCGGGCGCTGGCCGGGCCGCACGCGGGCATGATGCTCGGCGACCTCGGCGCCCGCGTCATCAAGGTCGAGGCGCCCGGGCACGGCGACGAGTCGCGCACCTGGGGCCCGCCGTTCCTCGGCCCCGACGACCAGCCGGTGTCGTCGTACTTCCTGTCCGCCAACCGCAACAAGGAGTCCGTCACCGCCGACCTCAAGTCGCCGGAGGGCAAGGACCTCCTCGTCCGGCTGGTCGAGCGGGCCGACGTGCTCCTCGAGAACTTCCGCACCGGCGTCCTCGACCGTCTCGGCTTCTCCGTCGAGCGGCTGCACGAGCTCAACCCCCGCCTCGTCGTGCTGTCCATCTCCGGGTTCGGACCCGACGGTCCCGAGGCGGGCCGGGCCGGCTACGACCAGATCGCGCAGGGCGAGGCCGGCATCATGAGCATCACCGGCGAGCCCGGCCGGCCCACCAAGGTCGGCGTGCCCATCGGTGACCTCCTGGCCGGCATGTACGGCGTGTCCGGCCTGCTCGCGGCGCTGCTCGAGCGCGAGCGCACCGGCCGCGGCCGGGTCGTGCGCACGTCGCTGCTGTCGGCGCTGGTGGGGGTGCACGCGTTCCAGGGCACCCGGTGGACGGTGGCCGGCGAGGTGCCGCAGGCCATCGGCAACCACCACCCGTCCATCGCGCCGTACGGGCTGTTCAACGCCTCCGACGGCGCCCTGCAGGTCGCCGTCGGCAACGACGCGTCGTGGCGCGCTTTCGCCGCCGTCGTCGGCCTCGACCCGGCCGAGCCGCGGTTCGCCACCAACCCGCTGCGGGTGCGCCACCGCGACGACCTGGTCGCCGAGATCGAGAAGGCGTTCGCCGCCCACCCCCGCGACCACTGGCTCGCCCGGCTGGCCGAGGCGGGCGTCGCCAGCGGCAAGGTCCGCACCATCGACGAGGTGTACGACTGGGAGCAGACCCGCTCGCAGGGCCTGCTCATCGACGTCGAGCACCCGCTGCTGGGCACCGTCCAGCTCCCCGGACCCGCCCTCCGCTTCGACGACGCGCCCCCGAGGCGCCACGCCGCCCCGCCGCTGCTCGGCCAGCACGACGAGTCCGTCCGCGCCTGGCTCGACGAGGACTAG
- a CDS encoding NUDIX hydrolase, translating to MSRRLAAYAVCVDDGKVLLARHAPSSATTPHWTLPGGGVEQGEDPFDAVIREVAEETGYDAVVERLLGVDSRVIPAAEAVRGIEHQNVGVFYRVRITGGEPRPEPNGDVPESVWTPIPEVATRRRSSLVDVGLALARIVPPTGHVDPVPVGGLIQH from the coding sequence ATGAGCCGCCGGCTGGCCGCCTACGCGGTGTGCGTCGACGACGGGAAGGTGCTGCTCGCCCGGCACGCGCCGTCGTCGGCCACCACGCCCCACTGGACGCTCCCGGGCGGCGGCGTCGAGCAGGGCGAGGATCCGTTCGACGCCGTGATCCGCGAGGTCGCCGAAGAGACCGGCTACGACGCCGTGGTCGAGCGGCTGCTCGGCGTCGACTCACGGGTCATTCCGGCCGCCGAGGCCGTCCGCGGGATCGAGCACCAGAACGTCGGCGTCTTCTACCGGGTCCGCATCACCGGCGGCGAGCCGCGGCCCGAGCCGAACGGCGACGTCCCCGAATCGGTGTGGACGCCGATCCCCGAGGTCGCGACCCGGCGCCGGTCGTCGCTCGTCGACGTCGGGCTGGCGCTGGCCCGGATCGTCCCACCCACCGGCCACGTCGATCCCGTACCGGTCGGCGGGCTGATCCAGCACTGA